Below is a window of Fervidobacterium thailandense DNA.
AGCCTCCAGTCGCCGCGTTGAAGAGGCAAAAATGCAACTTCTTTACTATTGCTATATTCTCAAACAAAGAGGTTTAGAAGTGGATGCTCAATTGCTGATTCCAAGAGAAAAGAAAAGGATTAAAGTTGAACTCAACCCTGATTCAGAAAAACGCCTTCTTGAACATTTGAATGATTTAAGCAACACTATCAAAACTCCGAAGCCTCCAGAACCTATTCGACTATCGAGTTGCTCAAAGTGTGCGTACGAAGAATTTTGCTGGGGGGAATAATAATGAAACCACTGTACTTGTTTTCAAGTGGTCGGTTGGAAAGGAAAAACAACACCATTTCCTTTGTAAGCGAAAACGAAGAGCGTAAGTATATTCCTGTTGAAAATCTCACGGAGATATACATCTTCGGAGAAGTTGACCTAAACAAAAGAGTCCTCGAGTTTTTGACCGAAAAAGAGATAACACTTCATTTTTTCAACTATTACGGCTATTACGTTGGTTCTTACTACCCCAGGGAGCACTATAACTCGTCCTACGTCCTAACAAAGCAGGTAGAAAAGTACCTTAACCCTACGGAGAGGTTAAAAATTGCCAAAAAGTTTCTCATTGGAGCAACTAAGAATATGCTGAGAAACATCAAAGAGTATTCCGAAAAAATTCAGCAGCTCTCGGATTTCGAATTATCAATAGAAAGTCTCTTTCGAAAAATACTCGACGCAGAAGATATTGAACAGCTCATGGGTATAGAGGCTAACATCCGACAAACGTACTATGAAACCTTTGATCTAATTGTAGACACAAGCAACTTAAGTTTTGAAAAACGAACCAAACGTCCGCCGGAAAACGAATTGAATGCATTGATCTCGTTCGGCAATTCACTTCTTTATACGGCTGTTCTCTCACAAATATACCAAACACACCTGGATCCTCGAATTGGATATTTACACACCAACAACCATAGACGTTTCACACTTAACCTCGACATTGCTGAAGTCTTTAAACCAGTGTTAGTGGACAGAACCATATTCACACTTCTGAACAGAAAACAAATAACGAAAAA
It encodes the following:
- the cas4 gene encoding CRISPR-associated protein Cas4 codes for the protein MVEKEILQPNWLYSYLICKRQAWLISHGIEGKQDNVYLDIGRLIHEETYDRYSHEEIILDGAKIDVFFESKNVKLIGEIKASSRRVEEAKMQLLYYCYILKQRGLEVDAQLLIPREKKRIKVELNPDSEKRLLEHLNDLSNTIKTPKPPEPIRLSSCSKCAYEEFCWGE
- the cas1b gene encoding type I-B CRISPR-associated endonuclease Cas1b, producing the protein MKPLYLFSSGRLERKNNTISFVSENEERKYIPVENLTEIYIFGEVDLNKRVLEFLTEKEITLHFFNYYGYYVGSYYPREHYNSSYVLTKQVEKYLNPTERLKIAKKFLIGATKNMLRNIKEYSEKIQQLSDFELSIESLFRKILDAEDIEQLMGIEANIRQTYYETFDLIVDTSNLSFEKRTKRPPENELNALISFGNSLLYTAVLSQIYQTHLDPRIGYLHTNNHRRFTLNLDIAEVFKPVLVDRTIFTLLNRKQITKKDFVKGMNGVFLAESGKKTFVQEFHNRLETSIYSEKLKRNVSYRSLIRIEVYKLERHIIDDQEYQPFVRK